One Phoenix dactylifera cultivar Barhee BC4 chromosome 8, palm_55x_up_171113_PBpolish2nd_filt_p, whole genome shotgun sequence genomic window carries:
- the LOC103716574 gene encoding CRM-domain containing factor CFM3, chloroplastic/mitochondrial: protein MALAPTLQLHPAPIFDSLHASLSRLQSPRLLLFRSSSSTAPSKKLRFSANSIHDQAPDGKSSPYPGPGHRPRRLPAGDLSSRPTWIQSWNQSRLLTSPKRPRAFLDYREGISSDDDVVGTSRSTGSSTMEKIVEKLKKFGYIDVSDERKESPLPEKGSVEDIFYAEDGILPDSRGGLSLDLNKEVRFPWEKPLQNKEGDGGGSSMRKRRSKTSLAELTLPEGELRRLRHMAVRIKSKTKIKGAGVTKDIVDLIHEQWKTTEVVRLKCEGAPALNMKRTHEILERKTGGLVIWRSGTSISLYRGVGYEIPQPEKKQYQSVQRSAVDTFNKDTYYPTGVSIENGRGNNIQDLHEDLTASLEKKKDTEPDAEIKYEHEIDKLLDGLGPRYTDWPGSGPLPVDADLLPGVIPGYKPPFRILPYGVRRTLGLKEGTALRRLARLLPPHFALGRSRQHQGLAAAMVKLWEKSSIAKIALKRGVQLTTSERMAEEIKKLTGGTILSSNKDYLVFYRGKDFLAPEVTEALLERETLAKTLQDEEEQARLRASSSVVSNFEIADEPGTAGTLGETLEADARWGNRLDEDHMEKMMRAAEMARHADLVRKLERRLSLAERRLMKAEKALAKVEESLKPAEHTVDPESITEEERFMFRKLGLRMKAFLLLGRRGVFAGTVENMHLHWKYRELVKVIVKTKTFEQAKYIALSLESESGGVLVSVDKVSKGFAIIVYRGKDYERPSTLRPKNLLTKRKALARSIELQRHEALSRHISNLQKRVEQLRSELVQMDNVKDQGDEELYTKLDSAYSTEDEDTEDDDDEAYLHTFNTAVVIDGDEYGRVENYANNGGAADGGDDGYEDGDGDEDDESDVFEDNEEDSIGFVRTSMNSIQHQQTGMTDTAAEC, encoded by the exons ATGGCGCTTGCTCCCACCCTCCAACTCCACCCCGCCCCCATATTCGACTCCCTCCATGCCTCCCTCTCGCGCCTCCAATCTccccgcctcctcctcttccgctcctcctcctccactgcTCCCTCCAAAAAACTCCGCTTCTCCGCGAATTCCATCCACGACCAAGCCCCAGATGGCAAATCCTCTCCTTACCCCGGACCCGGCCATCGCCCCCGCCGTCTCCCAGCCGGGGACCTCTCGTCGCGGCCCACCTGGATCCAGAGCTGGAACCAATCTCGCCTCCTGACAAGCCCGAAGCGGCCTAGAGCCTTCTTGGATTACCGGGAGGGCATTTCCAGCGACGACGATGTGGTGGGCACCAGTAGAAGCACTGGGAGTAGCACGATGGAAAAGATtgttgagaaactgaagaaaTTTGGGTATATTGATGTCTCCGATGAGAGAAAAGAGAGTCCTTTGCCGGAGAAGGGATCGGTGGAGGACATCTTCTACGCAGAAGATGGGATTTTGCCTGACTCGAGAGGTGGACTGTCGTTGGATTTGAACAAGGAGGTCCGATTTCCATGGGAGAAGCCTTTGCAGAATAAGGAAGGGGATGGAGGAGGTAGTTCAATGCGGAAGAGGAGGAGCAAGACTTCATTGGCAGAGTTGACGCTCCCGGAAGGGGAGCTGAGGAGGCTGAGGCATATGGCTGTGAGAATAAAGTCAAAGACGAAGATTAAAGGTGCGGGAGTGACGAAGGACATCGTGGATTTGATTCACGAGCAGTGGAAGACCACGGAGGTAGTGAGGCTTAAGTGTGAGGGGGCTCCAGCACTTAACATGAAACGAACTCATGAGATCTTGGAG AGAAAAACAGGAGGTCTGGTGATATGGAGGTCAGGGACTTCTATTTCTTTATATAGGGGTGTAGGCTATGAGATCCCTCAACCAGAAAAAAAGCAATATCAGAGTGTGCAAAGATCTGCTGTGGACACATTCAACAAAGATACTTACTATCCAACTGGAGTTTCCATAGAAAATGGTAGAGGCAATAATATACAAGATCTTCATGAAGATTTGACAGCTTCtcttgagaagaaaaaagataCTGAACCAGatgcagaaattaaatatgaacaTGAGATTGACAAGCTATTAGATGGCCTAGGTCCTCGTTACACAGACTGGccaggatctggtccactaccTGTAGATGCTGATTTGCTTCCAGGTGTGATTCCTGGATATAAACCCCCTTTCAGAATTCTTCCATATGGAGTCAGACGCACTCTTGGTCTGAAGGAAGGTACAGCATTACGAAGGCTTGCAAGGCTATTGCCTCCTCATTTTGCCCTTG GGAGAAGTAGGCAACATCAAGGGTTAGCTGCAGCGATGGTGAAGCTCTGGGAGAAAAGTTCCATTGCAAAGATTGCTCTGAAGCGTGGGGTACAACTTACGACGAGTGAAAGAATGGCTGAAGAAATAAAA AAATTAACAGGGGGTACAATTCTTTCTAGTAACAAGGACTACCTTGTTTTTTATAGAGGGAAGGATTTCTTGGCCCCAGAAGTGACAGAAGCATTACTTGAGAGGGAAACATTAGCTAAGACCCTACAAGATGAGGAGGAGCAAGCCCGACTAAGAGCCTCCTCTTCAGTtgtttcaaattttgaaatagCTGATGAACCTGGGACAGCTGGTACTCTTGGAGAGACTCTGGAAGCTGATGCCAGATGGGGGAATAGACTGGATGAAGATCATATGGAGAAAATGATGAGAGCTGCAGAAATGGCAAGGCATGCTGACCTTGTGAGGAAGCTAGAGAGGAGGCTTTCTTTG GCTGAACGCAGGTTAATGAAAGCTGAAAAAGCTTTAGCCAAAGTAGAAGAATCCCTGAAGCCAGCTGAACATACTGTAGATCCTGAAAGCATAACTGAGGAGGAGAGATTTATGTTTCGCAAGCTTGGGTTAAGGATGAAGGCTTTTTTGCTCCTTG GGAGGAGAGGAGTGTTTGCTGGTACTGTAGAAAACATGCATTTGCATTGGAAGTACAGGGAACTTGTTAAGGTCATTGTGAAAACAAAAACTTTTGAACAGGCTAAGTACATTGCTTTATCACTTGAATCTGAGAGTGGAGGTGTCTTAGTGTCTGTGGACAAGGTCTCTAAGGGGTTTGCTATTATTGTGTACCGAGGAAAGGACTATGAGCGACCTTCTACCTTGAGGCCTAAGAATTTATTGACTAAAAGGAAAGCTCTAGCACGATCTATAGAGCTTCAAAGGCATGAG GCTCTTAGCCGTCATATCTCAAATTTACAGAAAAGGGTGGAGCAGTTAAGATCTGAACTG GTCCAAATGGACAATGTAAAAGACCAAGGGGACGAGGAATTGTATACCAAACTGGACTCTGCATATTCCACTGAAGATGAAGATACAGAG